AATAAAATCAGCCAATTTAGAAGGGGAAATATAACGAGGAGGGTATAAAAATGAATCAAGAGTTTGTAGGCGCTCTTAAAGAATTAGTTAAAGAAAAGGGGATTTGTGAAGATTTACTTTTTACAACTATTCAAGATGCAATGGTTGCAGCATATAAGAAAAATTATGCTAATGCTAATACAAATGCGCAAAATGTAAAGGTGAATATAGATAGAGAAACAGGTGAAATACATGTATATGCTCAAAAAACTGTTGTAGATGAAGTGTATGATGATGTCACAGAAATTTCATTAGAGGAAGCTAAGGAAATAAATCCAAATAGTGAAGTGGATGACATTATTAACTTAGAAGTAACTCCTAAAAATTTTGGAAGAGTTGCAGCACAACTTGCAAAACAAGTAGTTACACAAAGGATTAAAGAAGCTGAAAGAAATATTATATATGATGAATATAAAGAAAAGGAATTTGATATAATTACAGGAACTATTTTGAGAAAAGATAAAGGGATGGTTTTTGTTAATTTAGGAAAATTAGAAGGTGTCATAGGACCTAACGAACAAATTCCCAATGAGGAATATAAATTTAATGAAAAGTTAAAACTATATATAGTAGAAGTAAAAAATGGAAGTAAAGGGCCTCAAATACATGTTTCCAGAACACATCCAGGATTGGTAAAAAGATTATTTGAGCTTGAAGTTCCAGAAATATTCGAAGGTGTAGTTGAAATTAAAAGCATTTCGAGAGAAGCAGGTTCAAGAAGTAAAATAGCTGTACATTCTAATGATGAAGAAGTAGATCCAATGGGAGCTTGTGTAGGTCCTAAAGGAGTGAGAGTACAAAGTATAGTTAATGAGCTTAAAAATGAAAAAATTGATATAATAAAATGGAATAAAGATCCGGTAGAGTTTATAGCTAATTCTTTAAGTCCAGCAAAGGTTTTAAGTGTAGTAGTTGATGAAGAAAGTAAATCTGCAAAAGTTGTTGTTGATGACAATCAACTTTCACTTGCAATTGGTAAGGAAGGCCAAAATGTAAGACTTGCGGCTAAACTTACAAATTGGAAAATAGATATTAAGAGTAAATCTCAAAAAGAAGCTCAAGATGAAGAGGATGAAAGAATTTTAAATACTGAAGTAGAAATAGAAAATGAACAAACTACTGATTTAGAAGAAGTTGAAGTTGATATAAAAGCTTCGACAGAAGAAATAGAAGAATAAGCGGGGTGCTTTTCATGAAGGCTAAGAAAATTCCTTTAAGAATGTGTACTGGATGCATGGAAATGAAACCAAAAAAAGAATTAGTAAGAGTTGTAAAATCACCTGAAGGTGATGTAAGCATCGATTTAACAGGTAAGAAGTCAGGCAGAGGTGCATATGTCTGCAAAAGCATTGAATGTTTTGAAAAAGCTTTCAAAACAAAAAGGCTTAGTAGAAACCTTGAAACAAACATTAGTGAAGAAATTTATGAAAAACTAAAGGATGAAGTTAGTAATGAGTAAGTTTTTTAATTTCTTAGGCATTGCAAAGAAATCTGGAGCTTTGCTTGAAGGATATAGCAAATGTGATGATTTAAGAAATAAAACTAAAATTTATTTATTTATAATATCTAATGATTTATCAAATGCTTCAAAAAAGAAATTTATAAAGCATTGTTTAGAAAAAAAAATACCATATATTGAAGAGTTCTCAAAAGAGCAATTAGGAAGTCCTATAGGACGTGATGAAATTATGATTTTAGGGATTTTGGATAAGAATATAGCAGAAAAATTATTAAAGCTATATGAGGAGGAAAAAATATATGAGTAGATAATAATACGGGGGTGACTGCATGTCAAAAATAAGAGTACATGAATTAGCAAAGGAACTTAATATAGGTTCAAAGGAATTAATAACTATATTAATGGAAGAATTTAATATAGAAGTAAAAAATCATATGAGCACAATTGAAGATGAAGATGCTGAATTAATAAAAGAATTATTAGCAGGTAGATCAGCAGAAATTACTGAAGCAGCTACAGGATCAAAGAGCATAGTTGACGTATATGAAGATGAATTAGCAGAAGAGCTTAACAAAGGTGCAAAGAAAAAGAAAAAAACTAGAAGAGAAGAACAAGAAGAAGCACAAAGGGCAGCTGAAGCAGAAAATGCTGAAGGTAAAATAATTGAAATTGGTGAAAGTATAACGGTTAAAGAGTTAGCTGAAAAATTAAATAAACCTTCAAATGATGTTATAAGAACATTGATTTTTGCAGGTGTTATGGCTGCTATTAATGCAGAAATAGACTTTGAAACGGCAGAAAAAGTTTGTGCTGAATATGGAGTTATTCTTGAAAGAAAAGAAGAAATCCAAGAATTAGAAGTGTTAGAAATAGAAGAAGATGAAGAAGAAAATCTTCAAAAGAGACCTCCAATCGTAACTGTTATGGGTCATGTTGACCACGGTAAAACATCTTTACTTGACTGTATAAGAAAAGCAAAGGTTACTGATACAGAAGCAGGTGGTATAACTCAACATATAGGTGCGTATACTATTAAATTGAATGGAGAAGAAATAACTTTCTTAGATACTCCAGGACATGAAGCATTTACTGCAATGAGAGCTAGAGGAGCACAAATCACTGATGTTGTTATATTAGTTGTTGCTGCTGATGATGGTATTATGCCTCAAACAAAAGAAGCTATAAATCACTGTAAAGCTGCTGGAGTACCAATTGTTGTTGCAATAAACAAAATTGATAAGCCAGGTGCTAATATAGATAGAGTTAAACAAGAATTAGCTGAACATGGTCTACTTACAGAAGATTGGGGTGGAGATACTATATCTGTAGAAGTATCTGCAAAACAAAATTTAAATATTGATAAATTACTTGAAATGGTTCTTCTTTCAGCAGAA
The window above is part of the Clostridium saccharoperbutylacetonicum N1-4(HMT) genome. Proteins encoded here:
- the rnpM gene encoding RNase P modulator RnpM, with translation MKAKKIPLRMCTGCMEMKPKKELVRVVKSPEGDVSIDLTGKKSGRGAYVCKSIECFEKAFKTKRLSRNLETNISEEIYEKLKDEVSNE
- the infB gene encoding translation initiation factor IF-2 — translated: MSKIRVHELAKELNIGSKELITILMEEFNIEVKNHMSTIEDEDAELIKELLAGRSAEITEAATGSKSIVDVYEDELAEELNKGAKKKKKTRREEQEEAQRAAEAENAEGKIIEIGESITVKELAEKLNKPSNDVIRTLIFAGVMAAINAEIDFETAEKVCAEYGVILERKEEIQELEVLEIEEDEEENLQKRPPIVTVMGHVDHGKTSLLDCIRKAKVTDTEAGGITQHIGAYTIKLNGEEITFLDTPGHEAFTAMRARGAQITDVVILVVAADDGIMPQTKEAINHCKAAGVPIVVAINKIDKPGANIDRVKQELAEHGLLTEDWGGDTISVEVSAKQNLNIDKLLEMVLLSAEMLELKANKNRRAVGTVIEAKLDKGRGSVASLLVQNGTLRVGDSILVGSTYGRIRAMFDDTGKKIKSAGPSIPVEVLGLSEVPEAGDRFNQVKDEKTARNMAETRKDKLKAETLLANHRVSLEDLYNQIKEGKVKELAIIVKADVQGSVEAIKQSLEKLSTDDVKVRVIHSGAGAITETDITLATASNAIVIGFNVRPDNNAAAQADRDGVDIKTYRIIYDAIEDVKSAMIGMLEPDYKEVILGTAEVRETYKISNIGTIAGCYVLKGKLQRNAETRIIREGIVIFESSLSSLKRFKDDAKEVNAGYECGLTVEKFNDIKEGDIIECFMMEAVKRKEL
- a CDS encoding 50S ribosomal protein L7ae-like protein, with the protein product MSKFFNFLGIAKKSGALLEGYSKCDDLRNKTKIYLFIISNDLSNASKKKFIKHCLEKKIPYIEEFSKEQLGSPIGRDEIMILGILDKNIAEKLLKLYEEEKIYE
- the nusA gene encoding transcription termination factor NusA, producing the protein MNQEFVGALKELVKEKGICEDLLFTTIQDAMVAAYKKNYANANTNAQNVKVNIDRETGEIHVYAQKTVVDEVYDDVTEISLEEAKEINPNSEVDDIINLEVTPKNFGRVAAQLAKQVVTQRIKEAERNIIYDEYKEKEFDIITGTILRKDKGMVFVNLGKLEGVIGPNEQIPNEEYKFNEKLKLYIVEVKNGSKGPQIHVSRTHPGLVKRLFELEVPEIFEGVVEIKSISREAGSRSKIAVHSNDEEVDPMGACVGPKGVRVQSIVNELKNEKIDIIKWNKDPVEFIANSLSPAKVLSVVVDEESKSAKVVVDDNQLSLAIGKEGQNVRLAAKLTNWKIDIKSKSQKEAQDEEDERILNTEVEIENEQTTDLEEVEVDIKASTEEIEE